Proteins encoded together in one Bacteroides ovatus window:
- a CDS encoding HlyD family secretion protein yields MIARKTQKIIYNIVIICLLIGGVTYVCSRFIHLGNIEYTDNAQVKQHITPINTRVPGFIKKIYFDEYQQVRKGDTLLIIEDAEFRLRVAQAEADLANATAGRQATTIGIATTQNNLSVSDASIEEVRVQMENAKRELNRFEKLLQEDAVTKQQYDNVHTAYEAAKARYEQVSRAKMSTSLVKSEQTHRLGQNEAGVRLAEAALELARLNLSYTVIIAPCDGTTGKKEILEGQLVQPGQTIVDIVDSSDLWVIANYRETQLPNIKEGAEVEITADAVPNVTFKGVVESISDATGAAFSMIPQDNATGNFVKVEQRIPVRISLKGNKPEDLKRMRAGFNVECEVKY; encoded by the coding sequence ATGATAGCTAGAAAAACCCAGAAGATAATATACAACATTGTAATTATCTGTTTACTTATCGGTGGTGTCACTTATGTTTGTTCCCGGTTTATCCACTTGGGAAATATCGAATATACGGATAATGCGCAGGTGAAACAACATATCACACCGATCAATACCCGTGTACCGGGATTCATCAAGAAAATCTACTTTGACGAGTATCAGCAAGTGCGCAAAGGCGACACGCTTCTTATCATCGAAGATGCGGAATTCCGTCTCCGTGTGGCACAGGCAGAAGCGGATTTGGCGAATGCCACCGCAGGACGCCAGGCCACTACCATCGGTATCGCCACTACGCAAAACAATTTAAGTGTGAGCGACGCAAGTATTGAAGAAGTACGTGTACAGATGGAAAATGCCAAACGGGAACTGAACCGTTTTGAGAAACTGTTGCAGGAAGACGCAGTGACGAAACAGCAATATGACAACGTACATACAGCATACGAAGCTGCCAAAGCCCGTTATGAACAGGTGTCACGGGCTAAAATGTCTACTTCTCTAGTGAAAAGTGAGCAGACTCATCGCCTGGGACAGAATGAAGCAGGTGTCCGCCTGGCAGAAGCTGCGTTGGAACTTGCCCGTCTGAATCTCTCTTATACAGTCATCATTGCTCCGTGTGACGGCACGACAGGAAAGAAAGAAATCCTGGAAGGGCAACTGGTGCAACCGGGACAGACTATAGTTGATATCGTAGACAGCAGTGATTTGTGGGTAATCGCCAATTACCGCGAAACCCAGCTTCCGAATATCAAAGAAGGTGCAGAAGTGGAAATAACCGCAGACGCCGTGCCGAACGTCACATTCAAAGGAGTAGTAGAATCCATCTCCGATGCAACAGGAGCCGCCTTCTCAATGATTCCGCAAGACAACGCCACCGGAAACTTCGTGAAAGTGGAGCAACGTATTCCCGTACGTATCAGTCTGAAAGGAAACAAACCGGAAGATTTGAAACGTATGCGTGCCGGTTTTAACGTGGAATGTGAAGTGAAGTATTAA
- a CDS encoding calcineurin-like phosphoesterase C-terminal domain-containing protein, producing the protein MKKINFRKTLFAAVLLFQLNAIAAFGQTVVKGSVKDNTGKPISGVVVTDGAHFNTTDAEGNYVLNTDPTRYPMVYISTPAAYELPSKEGVADGFYQYLDAGKSENQYDFVLTKRQKPVDEFVYIVLSDPQVRNEKQLDRFRTETVPDLKQTADSLKNFEIVGMGLGDLVWDAMNLYAPYRQAVSNLGMTMFQLMGNHDFNLLYKSITQTDHPADGYGEQNYYQSFGPANYSFNIGKVHVIAMKDIDYDGNKKYTERFTPEDLDWLRKDLSYVPKGNIVFLNVHAPVANNTVAAGGNARNANALFQLLRPYQVHIFSGHTHFYENQLPAPTIYEHNIGAACGAWWAGHVNRCGAPNGYLVVQVKGDDVKWRYKATGCSPDYQFRLYQPGEFESQKDYVVANIWDWDWTYTVNWYEDGVLKGAMQAFDDEDQDYINMVKGKKTGYRTRHLFRAQPSKDAKSVKVVVKNRFGEIFTEEIKL; encoded by the coding sequence ATGAAAAAGATCAATTTTAGAAAAACGCTGTTTGCAGCGGTTTTGCTTTTCCAGCTGAACGCTATTGCCGCCTTTGGTCAGACGGTGGTGAAAGGTAGTGTGAAAGATAATACAGGTAAACCCATCAGCGGTGTAGTGGTGACAGACGGGGCACATTTCAATACGACTGATGCAGAAGGAAATTATGTTCTGAACACTGATCCGACACGTTATCCAATGGTTTACATCTCTACTCCGGCAGCGTATGAGCTTCCTTCCAAAGAGGGGGTAGCCGATGGTTTCTATCAATATCTGGATGCCGGGAAAAGCGAGAACCAATATGACTTCGTATTGACTAAACGGCAGAAACCGGTGGATGAATTTGTCTACATCGTCCTTTCCGACCCGCAAGTGAGAAACGAAAAGCAACTGGACCGCTTCCGCACGGAAACAGTGCCCGACCTGAAACAGACTGCCGACTCACTAAAGAACTTCGAAATCGTCGGCATGGGACTGGGGGATCTGGTGTGGGATGCCATGAACCTGTACGCTCCTTACCGGCAAGCGGTGTCCAACTTGGGAATGACGATGTTCCAACTGATGGGAAACCACGACTTCAACCTGCTCTACAAATCTATAACGCAGACGGATCATCCGGCGGATGGTTATGGGGAACAGAATTATTATCAGTCATTCGGCCCGGCTAACTATTCATTCAATATCGGTAAAGTTCATGTGATAGCAATGAAGGATATTGATTACGACGGCAACAAGAAATACACGGAACGCTTCACGCCGGAAGATTTGGACTGGTTGAGAAAAGATTTAAGTTATGTGCCTAAAGGAAATATCGTGTTCCTGAACGTTCACGCTCCAGTAGCTAATAACACGGTAGCTGCGGGGGGAAATGCGCGCAACGCCAATGCGCTTTTCCAACTGTTGAGGCCTTACCAAGTACATATTTTCTCCGGACACACGCACTTTTATGAAAATCAGTTGCCCGCCCCTACCATTTACGAACATAATATCGGAGCGGCCTGCGGCGCATGGTGGGCAGGACACGTGAATCGTTGCGGAGCACCAAACGGTTATCTGGTGGTACAAGTGAAAGGTGATGATGTGAAATGGCGTTACAAGGCAACAGGGTGTTCGCCGGACTATCAGTTTCGGCTTTACCAACCGGGAGAGTTTGAAAGCCAGAAAGACTATGTGGTAGCCAATATCTGGGATTGGGACTGGACGTATACGGTAAACTGGTACGAGGATGGAGTGTTGAAAGGTGCTATGCAGGCTTTTGACGATGAGGATCAGGATTATATCAATATGGTAAAGGGAAAGAAAACGGGTTATCGCACACGTCATCTTTTCCGTGCACAGCCTTCTAAAGATGCAAAATCTGTCAAGGTGGTGGTTAAGAATCGTTTCGGGGAGATATTCACGGAAGAGATAAAACTGTAG
- a CDS encoding SusC/RagA family TonB-linked outer membrane protein, whose protein sequence is MKRNKWLLSLSIGLLCCGSAYAQTTVKGKITSEGGEPLIGATVAVKNSTDGTVTDIDGNYSLKTKKTLTQKDLLVFSYVGYKTLQKNYAGNTMNVKLAEESQQLNDVVVTALGIKREEKGLGYATETVKGDMITSALPTNWSTALNGKVAGLSVISSGGPLNSSRISLRGDVSLNQNGNDALVVVDGVPMSSPMTNPGVAYGAGSNSELSVDYGNGFSDINPDDIESIQVLKGASATALYGTRAANGVIMVTTKSGAGAPKGIGVSYSGNFSIDDVMRWPDYQYEFGQGLPSNIGPAGSIYEGQPYYSYGKAEDGSYASTSGTSSAYGARFDANRLFYQYDPVTQGRASVATPWVAYKNNRKDLFQTGYTLTNSVALTGKSDRGSVRASITHTKNEWILPNTGFQRITAMVSAQQQISRALRINFKSSYTYRKLNNTPALGYNSNSISYFLIFQNPNVNLDWLRPMWRTGQENVKQLQPYSSFIGNPYVILYESENPSEKHSNVSSISANLRINSKFDFMIRSGIQLSADQREQHRPISDVVFGNGFFKKQNVFDYELNSDALFTYHDSFANGLRVNASAGGNMMQQSYDMLAASVVGLITPGVYKLANGVSNPNVQTVIKKKALNSLYFTANFSYKDKLFLDVTGRNDWSSTLPKSNRSFFYPSVSVSAVMNEWFTLPEQISLLKVRGSLAQVGNDTDPYKTSPYYGTSDFPGSAIVSSTLYNQDFKPEISTNYETGFDFRMFHNRIGLDFTFYYNRTKNQILDAPMDPTTGYSKATINSGCVRNRGYEIQLDVTPVVSRDFRWNATFTWSKNENRILSLAEGADENQLISSIGSVSIIGRVGGTTGDLWGYKLVRDPEGNVVINDNGLPERSGEIEYVGTAYPKWKAGLYNEFSYKNFTLSVLLDGQVGGKMYSHSHHKMTEQGKLQHTLNGRLPGTEFYMSKDDPRIAAAGLSPQDGMYMIAPGTVKNDDGTYSPNTKVVTVESYYKEYYRMVNVETNTFDTSFLKLREMRLEYKLPNSTLKKTPFSKASVALYARNLFCITDYPLFDPESAALNGSSMVTGVETGSLPTARTFGLNINVSF, encoded by the coding sequence ATGAAAAGAAACAAATGGCTGCTTTCTCTGTCGATTGGGCTCTTGTGCTGTGGCTCTGCATACGCACAGACAACAGTGAAAGGAAAAATCACAAGTGAAGGCGGGGAACCGTTAATCGGGGCTACCGTAGCTGTGAAAAACTCGACAGACGGCACGGTGACCGACATCGACGGAAACTACTCCCTGAAGACTAAGAAAACATTGACTCAAAAGGATTTGCTTGTATTCAGTTATGTGGGATATAAAACGCTACAGAAGAACTATGCAGGCAATACGATGAACGTAAAACTGGCGGAAGAGTCGCAACAACTGAATGATGTGGTGGTGACTGCCCTGGGGATCAAACGTGAAGAAAAAGGATTGGGATATGCCACGGAAACCGTGAAAGGGGATATGATTACGAGTGCCCTGCCCACCAACTGGTCGACGGCACTGAACGGCAAGGTAGCCGGATTGAGTGTTATCTCTTCCGGTGGTCCGCTTAATTCGAGCCGTATCTCGCTGCGGGGGGACGTCTCGCTGAACCAGAACGGAAACGACGCATTGGTGGTAGTGGACGGTGTACCGATGAGTAGTCCGATGACCAATCCGGGTGTTGCCTACGGTGCAGGTTCAAACAGCGAACTTTCCGTGGACTATGGTAACGGATTCTCCGACATCAATCCGGATGATATCGAAAGCATCCAAGTATTAAAAGGGGCCAGTGCGACAGCCTTGTACGGTACGCGTGCAGCCAATGGCGTGATTATGGTGACTACCAAATCGGGAGCGGGTGCACCCAAAGGTATCGGTGTGTCTTACAGCGGTAACTTCAGTATTGACGATGTGATGAGATGGCCCGATTACCAGTATGAATTCGGACAGGGATTGCCGAGCAATATCGGTCCGGCAGGTTCTATCTACGAAGGCCAGCCCTATTACTCTTACGGGAAAGCGGAAGACGGCAGTTACGCAAGCACTAGCGGAACCAGTAGCGCCTACGGAGCACGTTTCGACGCCAACAGGTTGTTCTACCAATATGACCCCGTAACGCAGGGACGCGCTTCTGTTGCCACCCCTTGGGTAGCGTACAAAAACAACCGCAAAGATTTGTTCCAGACAGGATACACCCTGACCAACTCGGTAGCCTTGACCGGAAAATCCGACCGGGGCAGCGTACGGGCGTCCATCACCCACACTAAGAACGAATGGATTCTCCCCAATACAGGTTTCCAGCGTATCACCGCCATGGTTTCCGCCCAACAGCAGATTTCGAGGGCACTGCGCATTAATTTCAAGTCGAGTTATACGTACCGCAAGCTCAACAACACGCCTGCACTGGGATATAACAGTAACTCTATCTCCTACTTCCTTATCTTCCAGAATCCGAATGTCAACCTCGACTGGTTGCGTCCGATGTGGCGTACCGGACAGGAAAATGTGAAACAGCTCCAACCGTACAGTTCCTTTATCGGAAACCCGTATGTCATTCTATACGAATCTGAAAATCCTTCGGAGAAACACAGTAATGTATCATCCATTTCTGCCAATCTGCGCATCAACAGTAAATTCGATTTCATGATCCGGTCCGGTATCCAGTTGTCAGCCGACCAACGCGAACAGCATCGTCCTATCAGTGACGTGGTTTTCGGAAACGGGTTTTTCAAGAAACAGAATGTGTTCGATTATGAATTAAACAGCGATGCTTTATTTACTTACCATGATTCATTCGCCAACGGATTGCGTGTCAACGCTTCGGCAGGTGGAAACATGATGCAACAAAGCTACGATATGTTGGCTGCCTCGGTGGTAGGATTGATTACGCCGGGAGTATACAAACTGGCAAACGGTGTTTCCAACCCGAACGTGCAGACGGTTATCAAAAAGAAAGCGCTGAACAGTCTTTATTTCACGGCCAATTTCTCGTATAAGGATAAACTGTTTCTCGATGTCACCGGGCGCAATGACTGGTCGTCTACCCTGCCGAAAAGTAACCGTTCTTTCTTCTATCCGTCGGTCAGCGTCAGTGCAGTGATGAACGAGTGGTTCACGTTGCCGGAACAGATCAGTCTGTTGAAAGTGAGAGGTTCGCTGGCACAGGTGGGCAATGACACAGACCCTTACAAGACATCGCCCTATTATGGCACGAGCGATTTCCCCGGATCGGCCATCGTATCTTCTACGCTCTATAATCAGGATTTCAAACCGGAGATTTCGACCAATTACGAAACGGGATTCGACTTCCGTATGTTTCACAACCGCATCGGACTCGATTTCACATTCTATTATAACCGCACCAAAAACCAGATTCTGGATGCTCCGATGGACCCGACCACAGGTTACAGCAAAGCTACCATCAATTCGGGATGCGTCCGCAACCGCGGTTACGAAATCCAGTTGGACGTTACTCCGGTAGTCAGCAGGGATTTCCGATGGAATGCTACTTTCACCTGGTCTAAGAACGAGAACCGGATTCTCTCACTGGCGGAAGGGGCGGATGAGAACCAGTTAATCAGCAGTATCGGTAGTGTGTCTATCATCGGACGTGTGGGTGGAACTACGGGCGATCTCTGGGGATATAAACTGGTACGCGACCCGGAAGGAAATGTGGTCATCAACGACAACGGATTGCCCGAACGTTCGGGAGAGATCGAATACGTCGGCACGGCCTATCCGAAATGGAAAGCCGGACTGTACAATGAATTTTCTTACAAGAACTTCACGCTTAGCGTCCTGCTCGACGGACAGGTGGGAGGTAAAATGTACTCGCACTCGCACCACAAAATGACGGAACAGGGAAAACTGCAACATACCCTGAACGGACGTCTGCCGGGAACGGAATTTTATATGTCGAAAGACGACCCGCGCATCGCTGCCGCCGGACTTTCACCACAAGACGGGATGTACATGATTGCTCCGGGAACAGTGAAGAACGATGACGGAACTTACTCGCCAAACACCAAAGTGGTGACCGTGGAAAGTTATTATAAGGAATATTACCGGATGGTCAATGTGGAAACTAACACGTTCGACACTTCATTCCTCAAGTTGCGCGAAATGAGACTGGAGTACAAGTTGCCGAACAGCACACTGAAGAAAACACCGTTCAGCAAAGCATCGGTGGCACTCTACGCACGCAACCTGTTCTGTATCACTGACTATCCTCTGTTCGACCCCGAATCTGCCGCCCTCAACGGAAGTTCGATGGTGACCGGTGTGGAGACGGGCTCACTGCCTACGGCACGTACTTTCGGACTGAATATTAACGTATCTTTTTAA
- a CDS encoding SusD/RagB family nutrient-binding outer membrane lipoprotein → MKTNKLFKNIVWGMTLCGALCTTSCTSFDELNTDPTRMDEVNPGTLLNPILYETSVYNWKRYNSYTYDLMQCAVSTSSTNGVGWWYMTDSEGDGTWTTYYKWINNAKEMMRLTGKLPEASKQPNYDAISLTLQCWLYQILTDAFGDIPMSEACSADEGILAPKFDTQQQVYQQIIDNLKTANELFDKANGLIYNQSGEMLYKTSKGDATGILKWKKFCNSLRLRALLRVIDVPEFNAKQELRTMLTDPATYPVFESNDDAALLAISGTYPEEAPLTRPQDFTSYVQISEFFVNLLKGWNDPRLQVYATQVTLPDQTKDYVGLPSGYQTLPSITASGLNQEMAKAPMKLAMMPYAEVEFIKAELLKKGVIDGGSSAAKEAYQKGVQAAIEQWGQKMPDHYFENPEAAYDDTLERIMNQKFVALFFCDYQQWFEYNRTGFPVLPVGPGIANANNKMPKRFKYPSALQRTNLKNYQAAKANMGGDDFHIRLMWQQ, encoded by the coding sequence ATGAAAACCAATAAACTTTTCAAAAATATAGTATGGGGAATGACTTTGTGCGGAGCTCTCTGCACGACTTCCTGCACCAGCTTCGACGAACTCAATACAGACCCCACCCGCATGGATGAGGTGAATCCCGGCACGCTGCTCAACCCGATTTTATACGAAACATCGGTCTACAACTGGAAACGCTACAACAGCTATACCTACGACCTGATGCAATGCGCCGTATCTACCAGCAGCACCAACGGTGTGGGATGGTGGTATATGACGGACAGCGAAGGAGACGGCACATGGACTACTTATTATAAATGGATCAACAACGCCAAAGAGATGATGCGCCTCACCGGAAAATTGCCGGAAGCCTCCAAACAACCCAACTACGATGCTATATCGCTGACTTTGCAATGTTGGTTATACCAGATTCTGACGGATGCCTTCGGTGATATTCCGATGAGCGAAGCCTGCTCCGCCGACGAGGGAATACTTGCACCGAAGTTCGACACCCAGCAGCAGGTGTACCAACAGATTATCGACAATCTGAAAACAGCTAACGAGTTGTTCGACAAAGCTAACGGGTTGATCTACAACCAATCGGGCGAAATGTTGTACAAGACGTCCAAAGGGGATGCAACCGGTATTTTGAAATGGAAGAAGTTCTGCAACTCGCTCCGTCTGCGTGCACTGCTCCGGGTGATCGACGTGCCGGAATTCAACGCGAAACAGGAGCTGCGTACCATGCTGACCGATCCCGCCACTTATCCGGTATTCGAATCGAACGATGATGCTGCCCTGCTTGCCATCAGCGGAACTTATCCGGAGGAAGCTCCGCTCACCCGTCCACAGGATTTCACTTCTTATGTTCAGATTTCAGAGTTCTTTGTTAATCTGCTGAAAGGTTGGAACGATCCCCGTCTGCAGGTGTATGCAACACAGGTCACTCTCCCCGACCAGACTAAAGATTATGTGGGTTTGCCCAGCGGTTATCAGACGTTGCCTTCAATCACTGCTTCGGGACTGAATCAGGAAATGGCGAAGGCACCTATGAAACTTGCCATGATGCCTTATGCCGAAGTGGAATTCATCAAAGCGGAATTACTGAAAAAAGGAGTGATCGACGGAGGAAGTAGCGCTGCCAAAGAGGCTTATCAGAAGGGAGTGCAGGCGGCTATCGAACAGTGGGGACAGAAAATGCCTGACCATTATTTTGAAAATCCGGAAGCTGCTTATGATGATACGCTGGAACGAATCATGAACCAGAAGTTTGTCGCACTGTTCTTCTGCGATTATCAGCAGTGGTTTGAATATAACCGTACCGGTTTTCCTGTGTTACCTGTGGGGCCCGGCATCGCAAATGCTAATAACAAAATGCCGAAACGCTTTAAATATCCATCTGCTCTGCAGCGTACTAATCTGAAGAATTATCAGGCGGCTAAAGCGAACATGGGAGGCGATGACTTCCATATCCGACTGATGTGGCAGCAATAA
- a CDS encoding TolC family protein, whose protein sequence is MSKKRWLIVPLCAVLCSQGLFAQTLDRRVLGIDEMFRLADENSQSIQTYKTGKEAADEALKAAKSQRLPDIGASLSFSYLGDGYIWDRDFKNGQNIPMPHFGNNFALEAQQVIYAGGAINSSITLAELGQQMAALDWQKNRQEIRFLLTGYYLDLYKLNNQLQVLQKNLDLTEQVIRNMESRRTQGTALKNDITRYELQKETLKLQLAKVQDARKIMNHQLVTTLHLPAGTEIVPDSTLLNEEVTALAENDWQMMASQSNVGLQQAQLAMKMNEQKVKLERSELLPKIALVAGEHLDGPITIEVPVLDNNFNYWYVGVGIKYNLSSLFKNNKKVRQAKLNVCRAQEEYSLAQEQIENGVQANYVNFLTSFTDLRTQEKSVELADQNYNVTSNRYKNDLALLTDMLDASNMKLSADLGLVNARINLIYSYYKMKYITHTL, encoded by the coding sequence ATGAGCAAAAAAAGATGGCTCATAGTGCCGCTATGTGCCGTGCTATGCAGTCAGGGACTGTTTGCCCAGACGCTTGACAGGAGAGTGTTGGGCATTGACGAAATGTTCCGTCTGGCAGACGAGAACAGTCAGAGTATTCAAACGTATAAAACCGGAAAGGAAGCAGCCGATGAAGCTTTGAAGGCTGCCAAGTCACAACGTTTGCCGGACATAGGTGCCTCACTCTCATTTAGTTACCTGGGCGACGGATATATATGGGACCGTGACTTCAAAAACGGGCAGAATATCCCTATGCCACACTTCGGCAATAACTTTGCGTTGGAAGCGCAACAAGTGATTTACGCCGGAGGAGCCATCAACAGCAGTATTACTCTGGCTGAACTCGGTCAGCAAATGGCTGCATTGGACTGGCAGAAGAACCGTCAGGAAATCCGCTTTCTCCTGACCGGCTATTACCTGGATTTATACAAGTTGAATAACCAGCTGCAAGTGTTACAGAAGAATCTGGATTTGACGGAACAGGTGATCCGCAACATGGAATCACGCCGCACACAGGGAACGGCCTTAAAAAATGACATCACCCGCTATGAGCTACAGAAAGAGACGCTGAAACTGCAACTGGCAAAGGTGCAGGATGCCCGCAAAATAATGAATCACCAACTGGTGACTACCTTACATCTGCCTGCCGGAACAGAAATCGTTCCCGATTCTACCTTGCTGAACGAGGAAGTGACAGCATTAGCCGAAAACGACTGGCAAATGATGGCCAGTCAAAGCAATGTCGGACTGCAACAAGCCCAGCTGGCTATGAAAATGAACGAGCAGAAAGTGAAATTGGAACGCTCGGAACTGCTTCCGAAAATTGCACTTGTGGCCGGTGAACATTTAGATGGTCCTATCACCATTGAAGTCCCGGTGCTCGACAATAACTTCAATTACTGGTATGTGGGGGTCGGTATCAAATACAATCTTTCTTCTTTATTTAAAAACAACAAGAAAGTGCGCCAGGCAAAACTGAACGTCTGCAGAGCACAGGAGGAATATTCACTGGCACAGGAACAAATAGAAAACGGTGTACAGGCGAACTACGTCAACTTTCTCACCTCTTTCACAGACCTGCGTACACAGGAGAAAAGCGTGGAACTTGCCGACCAGAACTATAACGTAACCAGCAACCGTTATAAAAACGACCTTGCCCTGCTCACCGATATGCTCGATGCCAGCAATATGAAACTAAGTGCCGACCTCGGTCTGGTCAATGCGCGTATTAACTTGATATACAGTTATTACAAAATGAAATATATCACACACACTCTCTAA